One genomic segment of Chitinophaga parva includes these proteins:
- a CDS encoding glycoside hydrolase family 2 protein, giving the protein MINLMPRKNLFSLLLLLIALKTHATDTLYLPTRHWAFAIDPLKVGDNEGWYRDDFRKTTFDYVDLPHCYSVDPRYFFFNGQAWYKKEMELATIPENRRLFLHFEAVYYKCSIYLNNELVGGHEGGYTPFEVELTGKLKTGRNTIAIKVDNNWDTTTIPAARPAREAGDPINSQLIPWMNYGGITRDCWLLSRTSTFIERVKVETDPDLQKGTAIISLRPTLNGKAGAPVQYTLLDPQGKVLRTKWNTNNGIAYTKISNTRLWDQDHPFLYRVQCVAGGDTLLQTFAVRKVEVRGTQLLLNGHPIKMGGANRPLDYPGLGSMEPDSVVEKDMRLMKEAGMEFSRFCHYPVSERTLNWMDAHGMLIIEEAGNWQLAPSQMARPRMRELFRQQFREMIQRDWNHPSIIAWSVGNEFQSFRPEGIQWVKDMKAYANELDNSRLVTFASCFVHNPGLVKKPEDEASNYVDFVSANMYGNYENAIKHIHEIYPNKPLFVSEFGQRADFVKSEDERIAHCKTAIDAFRKADYVIGACLWTYNDYLSRYPNTNPNGYRQWGAVDQNRNPRALYNYLQSEFSPLVITSATWQQEQLVVKVSARADFPVYPTDGYLLEYNGVQARIPALQPGGQTTVTLQAKASAAAILAMLRPGGFVIHRQKIQ; this is encoded by the coding sequence ATGATCAACCTCATGCCCAGGAAGAACTTATTTAGCCTCTTATTGCTGTTGATAGCATTAAAGACCCATGCTACAGACACCCTGTATTTACCCACCCGGCATTGGGCCTTTGCCATAGACCCGCTCAAAGTGGGCGATAACGAAGGATGGTACCGGGATGATTTCCGCAAAACCACTTTCGATTATGTGGACCTTCCGCACTGTTATTCCGTGGATCCCCGTTATTTTTTCTTTAACGGGCAGGCCTGGTATAAAAAGGAAATGGAGCTGGCCACCATCCCGGAAAACCGCCGCCTGTTCCTGCATTTTGAAGCAGTGTATTACAAGTGCAGCATTTACCTGAATAACGAATTGGTAGGAGGGCATGAGGGCGGCTATACACCGTTTGAGGTGGAGCTCACCGGTAAATTAAAGACCGGCAGGAACACGATCGCCATCAAGGTGGATAACAACTGGGACACCACCACCATTCCCGCGGCCCGCCCCGCCAGGGAAGCCGGCGATCCTATTAACAGCCAGCTGATCCCCTGGATGAATTATGGCGGCATTACCCGTGACTGCTGGTTGCTGAGCCGTACCAGTACCTTCATTGAACGTGTGAAAGTGGAAACAGATCCCGACCTGCAAAAAGGCACGGCCATCATTTCCCTGCGCCCCACACTGAATGGTAAGGCCGGTGCCCCGGTACAATACACCCTCCTGGACCCGCAGGGGAAAGTATTGCGCACCAAATGGAATACTAATAACGGTATCGCATATACGAAGATCAGCAACACCCGGCTCTGGGACCAGGATCATCCTTTCCTGTACCGCGTACAGTGCGTAGCCGGTGGCGATACCCTGCTGCAAACATTTGCCGTGCGCAAGGTGGAAGTGAGAGGCACACAGTTGCTGCTGAATGGGCATCCCATCAAGATGGGGGGCGCTAACCGCCCGCTGGACTACCCGGGCCTGGGCTCCATGGAGCCGGACTCCGTTGTGGAAAAAGACATGCGCCTGATGAAAGAAGCCGGCATGGAATTCAGCCGCTTCTGTCATTACCCCGTATCTGAAAGAACGCTGAACTGGATGGATGCGCATGGAATGCTCATCATTGAAGAAGCAGGCAACTGGCAACTGGCTCCCTCGCAAATGGCCAGACCCAGGATGCGGGAACTTTTCCGCCAGCAGTTCCGTGAAATGATCCAGCGCGACTGGAACCACCCCAGCATTATTGCCTGGAGCGTGGGCAATGAGTTCCAGTCTTTCCGCCCCGAAGGCATTCAATGGGTGAAGGATATGAAAGCTTATGCCAATGAGCTGGACAACTCCCGCCTGGTGACGTTTGCCAGCTGCTTTGTGCACAACCCCGGCCTGGTGAAGAAGCCGGAAGACGAAGCCTCCAATTATGTGGATTTTGTAAGCGCCAACATGTATGGCAATTATGAAAATGCCATTAAACACATCCACGAAATCTATCCCAACAAGCCGCTGTTTGTAAGCGAGTTTGGCCAGCGGGCAGACTTTGTGAAGTCGGAGGATGAGCGCATTGCACATTGCAAAACGGCCATTGATGCATTCCGCAAGGCAGACTACGTGATAGGCGCCTGCCTGTGGACCTACAATGATTACCTGAGCCGCTACCCGAATACCAATCCCAATGGCTACCGCCAATGGGGGGCCGTGGACCAAAACCGTAACCCACGCGCATTATATAATTACCTGCAATCAGAATTTTCACCCCTGGTTATCACTTCAGCTACCTGGCAGCAGGAGCAGCTGGTGGTGAAAGTGAGCGCCCGTGCGGATTTCCCGGTATATCCCACGGATGGCTACCTGCTGGAATACAATGGGGTGCAGGCCCGTATTCCCGCGCTGCAACCGGGTGGGCAAACCACCGTGACCCTGCAAGCAAAAGCCAGTGCAGCTGCCATACTGGCCATGCTGCGGCCCGGGGGCTTTGTTATTCATCGTCAAAAAATTCAGTGA